AATAGAGGCATCGGCGATAGGGGTTTGATAAAGAGTGTTTAAGATACGGGCACTGCGCGAATGGTCATGAGAATCATAAAGCGCCGGACTAGCAATAGCCTTTAAGGTCTCATGCTGCACCCGTTCAGCCAACTTTCTGATAGTCGGATAACGTATAAAATCTGGTACAGCGACGGTCAGTTCATCAAAACGTACGGACTGTGAGGGATTTAGCATTATAATTGCCCTGTGTTTTTATCAGTATTAGCCATCAAAACATTGAATAGTCGCAGCAAGTGGATCGGCGACAAGCGTAAGACAGACACGGTCTTTTATCATTGTACGACTGCGATTGATCCTCATGGATCAAGGGTATCATTCCTATATTATTTAGGAAATGCTCGTGGATAAGATTTTTTCATGACATAAAATGCAGGGCAAAACTGATGATTGCCCGCAAAGATTGTCATTAGTCATCATTGCCATTGCTTGGGCTGGCGGAACATTTGCCACTGCTGTACTGGCATTATTGGCATTACTGGGAAATTGGCAAAATATAGCGATGATTTTGGGCTCATTTGGTGCCAGCTGTCTGCTTATTTTGCTTATCCAGAAAGCCCTTTTGCTCAGCCAAGAAACATCGTCGGCGGTCATCTTATTACTATCTTTGTTATGATTATCACTGCCAGTGCGATGAAAATTTGTGCTATCTTAGGATAAAAGGTTATTATCAGACCAAACACCTGATGGCTGTGATATTTGATATTTGATAGTCCTACTATCTTATATAACGACTATTTCATAGAACAACTATTATTATCATTAGAAAAGTATCACTCTTAAAATAAGCCTACTTCTCTTTCGTCCTATTTTTACTATATAAGGCAGTCGATATGCGCTATTGTCTACAATGCGGTTGTGAAGCTGAACGCAAAATACCAGCCACGGATAATATACCGCGTTTGGTGTGCCCAAACTGTCATTATATTCATTACGAAAATCCCAAAGTAATTTGTGGCTCACTGGTCGTCCATAAACATCGGGTGCTGCTCTGTCGACGCGCAATCGAGCCGCAGTATGGATTATGGACGCTACCCGCAGGCTTTATGGAAAATGGCGAAACCATGGCCGAAGGTGCGGCGCGTGAGAGCTTTGAAGAGGCTGACGCGGTCGTTATCAATCCACATTTATACTGCTTGTATGACATTCCAGATATTGCTCAAATCTATAGTATATATATCACCGAACTAAAAGATGGCGCTTACGGTATCGGCTCTGAAAGTCTTGATTGTGCATTATTCACAGAAGAAGACATTCCGTGGGATAATCTTGCCTTTGAAGCGGTACGTCGTACCTTAAAAAGCTATTTTTCAGACCGTCAACACTACGACAGTTATAATCAATTTCCGATTCATCAAGAGATCATTGGCAAAGACCAAGCCATTAAGCGCTATTAATAACAACGCCAGCCAAAGCCACTGACTTACAAAAGCAAGTATAGCCAATCTTTTATAAAAAAAATACAATGCTTTTAAAACAGATACAATGCTTTTAAAACAGATAGAAAGATATTAATAACTATAGTCGGTGAAAAGTAATATCGATACAACAGGTACTACTGGTGCAAATTTTTCTTGCTTGCTGTGCCTACGCAGACAGAGGCTGCAAAAAATTTACACCAGCAATACGGTAGCGACTTTAAAGTATTTCAACTATAAGTAATAAAAAAACCGCCGCTTTCATTTTTAGTGGAAGCGGCGGTTTTTTTGTA
This window of the Psychrobacter arcticus 273-4 genome carries:
- a CDS encoding NUDIX hydrolase; protein product: MRYCLQCGCEAERKIPATDNIPRLVCPNCHYIHYENPKVICGSLVVHKHRVLLCRRAIEPQYGLWTLPAGFMENGETMAEGAARESFEEADAVVINPHLYCLYDIPDIAQIYSIYITELKDGAYGIGSESLDCALFTEEDIPWDNLAFEAVRRTLKSYFSDRQHYDSYNQFPIHQEIIGKDQAIKRY